One segment of Pricia mediterranea DNA contains the following:
- a CDS encoding protein-L-isoaspartate(D-aspartate) O-methyltransferase, whose translation MKDTLKHRGMRNKLADTLIEKGISDKNTLDAIRTVPRHLFMDSGFEGHAYQDKAFPIAADQTISQPYTVAFQTQLLEVKPGQKILEIGTGSGYQTAVLLQLKVNVYTIERQLELFKKTKIFFSKLGYRPKKKIFGDGYKGLPEEAPFDGIVVTAGAPDVPKTLLSQLKVGGRLVIPVGTDDQIMTLFIRKSEKEFEKKEFGSFRFVPLLADKN comes from the coding sequence GTGAAGGATACTTTGAAACATCGGGGAATGCGCAACAAATTGGCCGACACGCTCATTGAAAAAGGCATATCCGATAAAAATACGCTTGATGCCATCCGTACGGTTCCCCGGCACCTGTTCATGGACAGTGGTTTCGAGGGTCATGCGTATCAGGACAAAGCTTTTCCGATTGCCGCTGACCAGACGATTTCTCAACCTTATACGGTTGCCTTCCAGACCCAATTGTTGGAGGTGAAACCCGGTCAAAAGATTTTGGAAATTGGGACTGGAAGCGGATACCAGACCGCAGTGTTACTCCAATTAAAAGTTAACGTGTACACGATCGAACGTCAACTAGAACTCTTTAAAAAAACGAAAATATTCTTCTCGAAATTAGGCTATCGTCCTAAAAAGAAAATATTCGGCGATGGCTACAAAGGACTTCCCGAAGAGGCACCCTTTGACGGTATCGTAGTTACCGCTGGTGCTCCCGATGTGCCCAAGACCCTCTTATCACAGCTAAAAGTAGGCGGCCGTTTGGTCATACCCGTAGGTACCGACGACCAGATTATGACCCTATTTATTAGGAAATCTGAAAAGGAGTTCGAGAAAAAAGAGTTTGGATCTTTTCGTTTTGTGCCGCTATTGGCGGACAAAAATTAA